One Streptomyces sp. NBC_01237 genomic region harbors:
- a CDS encoding serine hydrolase domain-containing protein gives MRRTPSRRLVAAVLLAASVLAPMAAIPATAAPATAAPATGTARHDKAGPTPDGLGPELAARLDRTIEEVREQAGIPGVVVGLWMPGVGSYVRATGVADTATGRPMSAGASVRIGSETKTFTVTALLELVDDGRIGLDDPISDYVRGVPNGHRITLRHLAEMRSGLFPYTSDPDFTHDLLSDPERTFTPRETLAYGFRHPNTFAPGTRFQYCNSNLVLLGLVIEKVSGHRLADFIHERVLDPAHLHHTLFPTGSEFPAPHPHGYTDQTLSGGTADTTYWNPSWAWAAGAMISNLHDLRRWAPIVATGKLLSPETQRQRLKTLPTGFPGTSYGLGIFRTNGWTGHNGSIPGYETVTVYLPSKRATLVIMINTDIQYEGQEPSTLLARAITTVATPDNIYDKDSAISPRA, from the coding sequence ATGCGACGTACTCCCTCCCGCCGTCTGGTCGCCGCGGTGCTGCTCGCGGCCTCCGTACTGGCGCCGATGGCCGCGATTCCCGCCACGGCCGCCCCCGCCACGGCCGCCCCCGCCACGGGGACGGCCCGGCACGACAAGGCCGGCCCCACGCCGGACGGTCTCGGCCCTGAGCTCGCCGCCCGGCTGGACAGGACCATCGAGGAGGTCCGCGAGCAGGCGGGCATCCCCGGCGTCGTCGTCGGACTGTGGATGCCGGGGGTGGGAAGCTACGTCCGCGCGACCGGCGTGGCCGACACCGCCACCGGCAGGCCGATGTCCGCCGGCGCCTCCGTGCGGATCGGCAGCGAGACCAAGACGTTCACCGTCACCGCGCTGCTGGAGCTCGTGGACGACGGCCGGATCGGGCTGGACGACCCAATCTCCGACTACGTCCGCGGCGTGCCCAACGGTCACCGGATCACGCTGCGCCACCTCGCCGAGATGCGCAGCGGCCTGTTCCCGTACACCTCGGACCCCGACTTCACGCACGACCTGCTGAGCGACCCGGAGCGCACCTTCACCCCGCGGGAAACGCTCGCGTACGGCTTCAGGCACCCGAACACCTTCGCGCCGGGGACGCGGTTCCAGTACTGCAACTCCAACCTCGTCCTGCTCGGCCTGGTGATCGAGAAGGTCAGCGGTCACCGGCTCGCCGACTTCATCCACGAGCGCGTGCTCGACCCGGCCCACCTGCACCACACGCTGTTCCCGACGGGGTCCGAGTTCCCCGCGCCGCACCCGCACGGCTACACCGACCAGACGCTGAGCGGTGGGACCGCGGACACCACGTACTGGAACCCCAGCTGGGCCTGGGCGGCCGGAGCGATGATCTCGAACCTCCACGATCTGCGCCGCTGGGCCCCGATCGTCGCCACCGGGAAGCTGCTCAGCCCCGAGACCCAGCGGCAGCGGCTCAAGACGCTGCCCACCGGCTTCCCGGGCACCAGCTACGGCCTCGGGATCTTCAGGACCAACGGATGGACCGGGCACAACGGCTCGATCCCCGGCTACGAGACCGTGACGGTCTATCTGCCCTCGAAGAGGGCCACCCTGGTCATCATGATCAACACGGACATCCAGTACGAGGGCCAGGAGCCGTCCACCCTTCTCGCCCGAGCGATCACCACGGTCGCCACACCGGACAACATCTACGACAAGGACAGCGCGATCAGCCCGCGCGCGTAG
- a CDS encoding MFS transporter — protein sequence MPPTANSHGSSSTARIVLLTLAAGQFLMALDSSVMNVSIATVAEDVDSTVTGIQGAITAYTLVMAMLMIPGGKIGALIGRKRAFMIGCVIYGCGSLTTALAPNLPVLLIGWALLEGIGAALILPAIVALVAGNFAVERRPAAYGLVAAAGAAAIAVGPLVGGVATTYFSWRWVFAGEVVLVLGILVLARRAADAAPDRRPRIDVVGAVLSALGLGIFVFGVLRSDQWGWFRPKPDAPSWLGVSPVVWLMLAGLFLIWFFLRWEARLVGRGREPLVNPALLENKQLTGGLTMFFFQYLVQMGVFFVVPLYLSVALGLSALRTGACILPLSLTLLAAAILIPRLLPDVSPRRVVRLGILAMLAGAVVLMAALDADAGAEAVMVPLLLIGLGMGALASQLGSVTVSAVPDEQSAEVGGVQNSVTNLGASIGTALAGSILIATLSTSFLTSVEQNPAVPSAVKDRASTQLRGGAPFLSDTQLRTALDDAGASAAVTDAALDANAEARLDGLRAALAILALSALLALFFTHRIPTTQPGSTRT from the coding sequence ATGCCCCCCACAGCCAACTCGCACGGAAGCTCGTCGACAGCGCGGATCGTCCTGCTGACACTCGCGGCGGGGCAGTTCCTGATGGCACTCGACAGCTCCGTCATGAACGTGTCGATCGCCACGGTGGCCGAGGACGTGGACTCGACCGTCACCGGGATCCAGGGCGCGATCACGGCGTACACCCTCGTGATGGCGATGCTCATGATCCCCGGTGGCAAGATCGGCGCCCTGATCGGGCGCAAGCGGGCGTTCATGATCGGCTGTGTCATCTACGGATGCGGGTCGCTGACCACGGCGCTCGCCCCGAACCTGCCGGTGCTGCTGATCGGCTGGGCACTGCTGGAGGGCATCGGGGCGGCGTTGATCCTGCCCGCGATCGTGGCGCTCGTCGCCGGCAACTTCGCCGTGGAACGCCGCCCCGCCGCCTACGGACTCGTCGCCGCCGCCGGGGCCGCGGCCATCGCGGTGGGGCCGCTCGTCGGGGGTGTGGCCACGACGTACTTCTCCTGGCGCTGGGTGTTCGCCGGGGAGGTGGTACTGGTGCTCGGCATCCTGGTGCTCGCCCGGCGGGCCGCCGACGCGGCGCCCGACAGGCGTCCGCGTATCGATGTCGTCGGGGCCGTGCTGTCCGCCCTCGGCCTCGGCATCTTCGTGTTCGGTGTCCTGCGCTCCGACCAGTGGGGCTGGTTCCGGCCGAAGCCCGACGCGCCCTCCTGGCTGGGGGTCTCACCGGTCGTGTGGCTGATGCTCGCGGGTCTGTTCCTGATCTGGTTCTTCCTCCGCTGGGAGGCCCGGCTCGTCGGACGGGGCAGGGAGCCGCTGGTGAATCCGGCACTGCTGGAGAACAAGCAGCTCACCGGCGGCCTGACGATGTTCTTCTTCCAGTACCTCGTACAGATGGGCGTGTTCTTCGTCGTACCGCTCTATCTGTCGGTCGCGCTCGGCCTGTCGGCGCTCAGGACCGGGGCGTGCATCCTGCCGCTCTCGCTGACCCTGCTGGCCGCCGCGATCCTGATCCCGCGTCTCCTCCCGGACGTCTCACCGCGGCGGGTCGTACGGCTCGGCATCCTCGCGATGCTCGCGGGGGCGGTCGTCCTGATGGCCGCGCTCGACGCGGACGCGGGCGCGGAGGCCGTCATGGTCCCGCTGCTGCTGATCGGGCTGGGCATGGGCGCCCTGGCCTCCCAGCTCGGCTCGGTCACCGTGTCCGCCGTGCCGGACGAGCAGAGCGCGGAGGTCGGCGGCGTACAGAACTCCGTCACCAACCTCGGAGCCTCGATCGGCACGGCACTCGCCGGGTCGATCCTGATCGCCACGCTCAGTACGTCGTTCCTGACCAGCGTCGAGCAGAACCCGGCGGTCCCGTCCGCGGTGAAGGACCGGGCGAGCACCCAGCTGCGCGGCGGTGCGCCCTTCCTGTCGGACACTCAGCTCAGGACCGCCCTCGACGACGCCGGTGCGAGCGCGGCAGTGACCGACGCGGCGCTCGACGCGAACGCGGAGGCGCGACTCGACGGTCTGCGCGCCGCGCTCGCCATCCTCGCGCTCAGCGCTCTCCTCGCGCTGTTCTTCACCCACCGGATCCCGACGACGCAGCCCGGCTCGACCAGGACGTAA
- a CDS encoding polysaccharide deacetylase family protein, protein MAKHKGRGWHGRLLAAALGVTAVAAATSVWSAQADTVGGRQPEAGVSAPDSRQGGPVAKVAADIAHASDRGDRGVNITIDDGPDPVWTPQVLRLLKDSDVKATFCMVGTQAQAHPDLVKDVVAAGHRLCNHTVSHDTAMDTKSEAYQSQQILDAERMITKASGGVRPQYYRAPGGAFTPFSRQLAASRGMRPLGWNVDSKDFERPGVDTMVATVKREISNGPTVLFHDAGGDRSQTLAALREVLPWLREQGYSYGFPVR, encoded by the coding sequence ATGGCGAAGCACAAGGGAAGGGGATGGCACGGCCGGCTCCTCGCCGCGGCGCTCGGGGTGACGGCGGTGGCCGCTGCCACCTCGGTGTGGTCCGCGCAGGCCGACACCGTCGGAGGACGTCAGCCGGAAGCGGGTGTCTCGGCGCCGGATTCCCGGCAGGGCGGGCCCGTGGCCAAGGTGGCGGCGGACATCGCGCATGCCTCGGACCGCGGTGACCGGGGAGTCAACATCACCATCGACGACGGACCGGACCCGGTCTGGACGCCGCAGGTGCTGCGACTGCTGAAGGACAGTGACGTGAAGGCCACGTTCTGCATGGTGGGCACGCAGGCCCAGGCACACCCGGACCTCGTCAAGGACGTGGTGGCGGCCGGGCACCGGCTCTGCAACCACACGGTCTCGCACGACACCGCCATGGACACCAAGTCCGAGGCCTACCAGTCCCAGCAGATCCTGGATGCCGAACGGATGATCACCAAGGCATCCGGAGGCGTCCGGCCGCAGTACTACCGGGCCCCGGGCGGCGCCTTCACCCCGTTCAGCCGGCAGCTCGCCGCGTCCCGCGGGATGCGGCCGCTGGGCTGGAACGTCGACTCCAAGGACTTCGAGCGACCCGGTGTGGACACCATGGTCGCCACCGTCAAGAGGGAGATCTCCAACGGGCCGACCGTCCTCTTCCACGACGCCGGAGGGGACCGCTCCCAGACCTTGGCCGCTCTGCGCGAGGTCCTGCCCTGGCTGAGGGAGCAGGGGTACTCCTACGGGTTCCCCGTGCGCTGA
- a CDS encoding TetR/AcrR family transcriptional regulator, protein MVDGSGRGRPRSESARVAVLHAVDDLLVEVGYAALTMKGIAERAGVGRQTVYRWWSNKAEVLYEASAIDAQHELSVSGSDDPRKDLKAYLDALVTFLSRSHAGAAYRALLGEAQHDADVAALLASRDILGESAAQVVEAARKSSGTALSLEQATALLIGPPFFHILSGRGADGIDTEQLAEQFMRTLSHPGT, encoded by the coding sequence ATGGTGGATGGAAGTGGTCGCGGACGGCCCCGCAGTGAAAGCGCACGCGTCGCAGTGCTGCACGCCGTCGACGACCTTCTGGTGGAAGTCGGGTACGCGGCCCTGACCATGAAGGGCATCGCCGAGCGGGCGGGCGTGGGCCGTCAGACCGTGTACCGCTGGTGGTCGAACAAGGCGGAGGTCCTCTATGAGGCCAGCGCCATCGATGCCCAGCACGAACTGTCCGTGTCCGGCAGCGACGACCCCCGCAAGGACCTCAAGGCGTATCTCGACGCCCTCGTCACCTTCTTGTCCCGCTCCCACGCGGGCGCGGCCTACCGCGCGCTCCTGGGGGAAGCCCAGCACGACGCGGACGTCGCCGCGCTGCTCGCTTCCCGCGACATCCTCGGAGAAAGCGCCGCACAGGTCGTGGAGGCGGCGCGGAAGTCGAGCGGCACCGCCCTCTCGCTCGAACAGGCGACCGCCCTCCTGATCGGCCCGCCCTTCTTCCACATCCTGTCCGGGCGCGGCGCGGACGGCATCGACACCGAACAGCTCGCGGAACAGTTCATGCGCACCCTCAGCCATCCGGGGACATGA
- a CDS encoding MFS transporter: MAYLPEGAPRPAQRSGPVLACVSVCTALVVGFVAAINLAVPQLAASPLRPTSSNLLWIVDAYVVIFACLVIPAGAAGDKLGRKGVLMAGLGIFACGAVVSAMAPNVPIMLIGRAITGLGAACVLPNCVGVLLHATAPERRPHALAVWAAATGIGGVVGNVGGGAVLSAGSWRALFATVALIAACCLAWVARSVPRSARLDRTLDLPGTLLFVAAFVALLTGIIEGPEQGWGSPVVLTAFACGILLSLCWVRVELRVPHPMLDPRLFRSPALSSAALGMTITFFGSFGLFYVNASLLQYGRGFSVLEAGIGIIPLTLPLLVGTRYVPGLIRRFGIPATLSAAFALTSGGLLGLSYASTMAYPVYAAGLFVIGLGIMLAAPCLTTQIASALPVERAGIAGGLQSATRELGSALGVAVVGTILTAGFTHQLAAGPTRPTPLPRTVQEALASAPADHTAVTEAFTHGANTALRAAALVVLLAGALVVVGSRRAHRSPAVAEGLTPADSASAP; encoded by the coding sequence ATGGCCTACCTACCGGAGGGCGCTCCGCGCCCGGCACAGCGGTCCGGCCCGGTGCTCGCCTGCGTGAGTGTGTGCACTGCCCTGGTCGTCGGATTCGTCGCGGCGATCAACCTGGCAGTGCCGCAACTGGCCGCGAGTCCGCTTCGGCCGACCTCGTCGAACCTGCTGTGGATCGTCGACGCCTATGTCGTGATCTTCGCCTGCCTGGTCATCCCCGCCGGTGCGGCCGGCGACAAGCTCGGCCGCAAGGGCGTCCTCATGGCGGGGCTTGGCATATTCGCGTGCGGCGCCGTTGTGTCGGCGATGGCGCCGAACGTGCCGATCATGCTGATCGGGCGCGCCATCACGGGTCTCGGCGCCGCGTGCGTCCTGCCCAACTGCGTCGGTGTCCTCCTCCACGCCACTGCTCCCGAGCGGCGCCCTCACGCGCTGGCCGTCTGGGCGGCGGCCACCGGTATCGGCGGCGTCGTCGGCAACGTCGGAGGCGGCGCGGTGCTCAGCGCGGGCTCCTGGCGCGCGTTGTTCGCGACGGTCGCCCTCATCGCGGCCTGCTGCCTGGCGTGGGTGGCACGGTCCGTGCCGCGCAGCGCTCGGCTCGACCGCACCCTCGACCTGCCGGGCACGCTGCTGTTCGTGGCAGCCTTCGTGGCACTGCTGACCGGAATCATCGAAGGGCCCGAACAGGGCTGGGGCAGCCCGGTCGTCCTCACCGCCTTCGCCTGCGGCATTCTGCTGAGCCTGTGCTGGGTCCGTGTCGAGCTGCGCGTCCCCCATCCCATGCTCGACCCGCGGCTGTTCCGCAGCCCGGCACTCAGCAGCGCCGCCCTCGGCATGACCATCACCTTCTTCGGAAGCTTCGGGCTCTTCTACGTCAACGCCTCACTCCTGCAGTACGGGCGAGGCTTCTCCGTCCTGGAGGCAGGGATCGGGATCATCCCGCTGACCCTCCCGCTCCTGGTGGGCACCCGCTACGTCCCCGGGCTCATCCGCCGCTTCGGTATCCCCGCGACGCTCTCCGCGGCCTTCGCGCTCACCAGCGGCGGCCTGCTCGGACTCTCGTACGCCTCGACCATGGCCTACCCCGTGTACGCGGCCGGTCTGTTCGTCATCGGGCTCGGCATCATGCTGGCCGCGCCCTGTCTGACCACGCAGATCGCTTCCGCCCTGCCCGTGGAGAGGGCGGGTATCGCCGGAGGTCTGCAGTCCGCGACCCGCGAACTGGGCAGCGCCCTGGGTGTGGCTGTCGTCGGCACCATCCTCACCGCCGGGTTCACCCACCAGCTGGCCGCCGGGCCGACCCGGCCCACGCCGCTCCCGCGAACGGTGCAGGAAGCGCTCGCGTCGGCACCGGCCGACCACACCGCCGTCACCGAAGCGTTCACCCATGGCGCCAACACCGCGCTGCGCGCAGCGGCCCTCGTCGTGCTCCTGGCCGGAGCCCTGGTCGTCGTCGGCTCCCGCCGCGCCCACCGGAGCCCCGCGGTAGCGGAGGGCCTCACGCCGGCTGACTCGGCGTCGGCGCCGTGA
- a CDS encoding thiol-disulfide oxidoreductase DCC family protein, translating into MPNRSVLVYDGDCAFCTTSVNFLVRRLRPNCAVTPWQFADLEDLGVTQRRAEHELLYIAPSGRVYGGAQAVAKLLLSAGGVWAWPGGLLTLPPVRWIAHGVYRLVATNRDRLPGGSPACALPADRRPGARPRG; encoded by the coding sequence ATGCCGAATCGATCTGTTCTGGTCTACGACGGTGACTGTGCCTTCTGCACGACCTCGGTGAACTTCCTGGTGCGGCGGCTGCGCCCGAACTGCGCGGTCACACCGTGGCAGTTCGCGGACCTGGAGGATCTCGGCGTCACCCAGCGGCGGGCCGAGCACGAACTGCTGTATATCGCCCCTTCCGGCAGGGTGTACGGCGGTGCCCAGGCAGTGGCCAAGCTCTTGTTGAGCGCCGGCGGTGTCTGGGCCTGGCCGGGCGGCCTGCTCACCCTGCCGCCGGTGCGCTGGATCGCCCACGGTGTCTACCGGCTCGTCGCCACCAACCGCGACCGCCTGCCCGGCGGTTCGCCGGCCTGCGCATTGCCGGCGGACCGCAGGCCCGGCGCACGTCCCAGGGGCTGA
- a CDS encoding serine/threonine-protein kinase, whose protein sequence is MDEVTDVFQPLQAADPPVVAGYRLAARLGAGGMGRVYLSHTQGGRPVAIKVVRPELADDPDFRRRFGREIRAAQRVRGAYTAELIDADADGVPPWLATLYVPGPSLAEAVARRGPLSVTAVLWLMAGMAEALQAIHAEGIVHRDLKPSNVLLAADGPRVIDFGIALAADGTSYTATGQMIGTPTYMAPEQASGEEATAATDVFALAQTAAFAALGRPLYGDGQGVNVLYRIVHSRPELSLLPEPLRPLFARCLAADPADRATPAEVVEWCRQRLGADADGGGAPAVWREISGPDVVVPPPVPDPTPVQPQPLIGYPQPPAGSRRPTRAEGKGRRRRTARIMVVGAVGGVLLLTALAWRVMDAQSRGDHRDSAGPSASAAGPAAARSSDSARGSSSESSDPADSSDPAASGAGEPPAGTPREPRPEPYPLVMLDAKNSVNLKDPEAEAKGRTGDIRFGCESAGCRLESDTSVFLQLYGKPGGTLDECRRMLKDGKSHRLPLAGAANGSEICIKGPSGDIALFVITTKSTAMPDIAFLQGALTIWRGAA, encoded by the coding sequence ATGGATGAGGTGACGGATGTCTTCCAACCGCTTCAGGCGGCCGACCCGCCCGTGGTGGCGGGTTACCGGCTCGCGGCCCGGCTGGGGGCGGGTGGCATGGGACGGGTCTACCTCTCGCACACCCAGGGCGGACGGCCCGTGGCGATCAAGGTCGTGCGGCCGGAGCTGGCGGACGACCCGGACTTCCGGCGGCGGTTCGGCCGGGAGATCAGGGCGGCCCAGCGGGTCCGGGGGGCGTACACCGCCGAGTTGATCGATGCCGACGCGGATGGCGTACCCCCCTGGCTGGCCACGTTGTACGTACCCGGGCCGTCCCTGGCGGAGGCCGTGGCCCGGCGCGGTCCGCTGTCGGTGACCGCCGTGCTGTGGCTGATGGCGGGGATGGCCGAGGCGTTGCAGGCCATCCATGCCGAGGGCATCGTGCACCGGGACCTCAAGCCGTCGAACGTGCTGCTCGCCGCCGACGGGCCGCGTGTGATCGACTTCGGGATCGCCCTGGCCGCCGACGGAACCTCGTACACAGCGACGGGGCAAATGATCGGCACGCCCACGTACATGGCCCCGGAGCAGGCGTCCGGGGAAGAGGCCACCGCGGCGACCGATGTCTTCGCCCTTGCCCAGACGGCGGCGTTCGCGGCGCTGGGCAGGCCGCTGTACGGCGATGGCCAAGGTGTCAACGTGCTGTACAGGATTGTGCACTCCAGACCCGAACTGTCCCTGCTGCCCGAACCGTTGCGTCCGCTGTTCGCCCGTTGCCTGGCCGCCGACCCGGCTGACCGGGCCACTCCGGCAGAGGTCGTGGAGTGGTGCCGGCAGCGGCTGGGCGCGGACGCCGACGGGGGCGGGGCACCGGCCGTGTGGCGGGAGATCAGCGGGCCGGACGTCGTGGTTCCGCCACCGGTGCCCGATCCCACCCCGGTGCAGCCGCAGCCGCTGATCGGGTACCCGCAACCGCCTGCCGGTTCGCGGCGGCCGACGCGGGCGGAGGGGAAGGGGCGCAGGCGGCGCACCGCGCGGATCATGGTCGTCGGTGCGGTGGGGGGCGTGCTGCTGCTCACGGCCCTGGCCTGGCGGGTCATGGACGCGCAGAGCCGGGGCGATCACCGGGACTCCGCCGGACCGTCGGCGTCCGCCGCGGGACCGGCGGCCGCACGGTCGTCGGATTCCGCGCGGGGATCCTCCTCGGAGTCCTCGGACCCGGCCGACTCCTCGGACCCGGCGGCTTCGGGCGCCGGTGAACCTCCGGCGGGGACGCCCCGGGAGCCGCGACCCGAGCCGTACCCCCTGGTCATGCTGGACGCGAAGAACTCGGTGAACCTCAAGGACCCGGAAGCGGAGGCGAAGGGCCGCACGGGGGACATCCGTTTCGGCTGTGAGTCGGCCGGTTGCCGACTGGAGAGCGACACAAGCGTGTTCCTCCAGCTGTACGGCAAGCCGGGCGGCACCCTCGACGAGTGCCGTCGGATGCTCAAGGACGGAAAGAGCCACCGCCTCCCACTCGCCGGCGCGGCGAACGGCAGCGAGATCTGCATCAAGGGCCCCTCGGGGGACATCGCGCTGTTCGTGATCACGACGAAGTCGACCGCGATGCCGGACATCGCCTTCCTCCAGGGCGCCCTGACGATCTGGCGGGGAGCGGCCTAA
- a CDS encoding DUF2252 domain-containing protein, translated as MTDNHLDGRDVRHRTPQERAALGKAVRADVPRSSHAEFAPGSGRPDPLKIIEKQSASRLPDLVPVRYGRMSESPFRFYRGAAAIMASDLAGTPTTGLRTQLCGDAHMLNFRLLASPERRLMFDINDFDETLPGPWEWDVKRLAASLVIAGRANGFSTKERAAIVRATVRSYREGMRSFAGVGNLAVWYAQFDVDRVQDRFVADLSARGRERWAQAVTEARSRDTLQVFGKLTHVVDGRRRITSDPPLVTRLEDVLPDDRRGAVEQEIRTLIERYGETLQSDRRFLLEQYRVADMARKVVGVGSVGTRCWIVLLLGKDEGDPLFLQAKEADESVLAPHAGDSVYRTQGERVVAGQRLMQATSDIFLGWERVEGIDGRRRDFYVRQLRDWKWVATAEDMVPRGMRTFGALCGATLARAHARSGDRIAIAAYLGGGDAFDRALVTFAERYADQNERDHRRLVDAVHAGRLSATAV; from the coding sequence ATGACCGACAACCACCTCGACGGACGCGATGTGCGGCACCGCACCCCGCAGGAGCGGGCCGCGCTGGGCAAGGCCGTGCGGGCCGACGTACCCCGCTCCAGCCACGCCGAGTTCGCACCCGGATCAGGGCGGCCGGACCCATTGAAGATCATCGAGAAGCAGTCGGCGTCCCGGCTGCCCGATCTCGTGCCGGTCCGCTACGGCAGGATGTCCGAGTCACCGTTCCGGTTCTACCGGGGTGCGGCCGCCATCATGGCGTCCGATCTCGCGGGCACCCCGACGACGGGCCTGCGCACACAACTGTGCGGTGACGCGCACATGTTGAACTTCCGGCTGCTGGCCTCCCCCGAGCGCCGCCTGATGTTCGACATCAACGACTTCGACGAGACGTTGCCGGGCCCCTGGGAGTGGGACGTCAAGCGGCTGGCCGCCAGCCTCGTCATCGCGGGCCGGGCGAACGGCTTCAGCACCAAGGAGCGGGCCGCGATCGTACGGGCCACTGTGCGGTCGTACCGCGAGGGCATGAGGTCCTTCGCCGGAGTCGGCAACCTGGCTGTCTGGTACGCCCAGTTCGATGTGGACCGGGTGCAGGACCGCTTCGTGGCCGACCTGTCCGCGCGGGGCCGCGAGCGCTGGGCGCAGGCCGTGACCGAGGCACGTTCGCGCGACACCCTCCAGGTCTTCGGCAAACTCACCCATGTCGTCGACGGCCGGCGCCGCATCACCTCCGACCCTCCGCTCGTCACCCGTCTCGAAGACGTGCTGCCGGACGACCGGCGCGGTGCCGTGGAACAGGAGATCCGCACACTGATCGAGCGGTACGGCGAGACTCTCCAGTCCGACCGGCGGTTCCTGCTGGAGCAGTACCGGGTGGCCGACATGGCCCGCAAGGTCGTCGGGGTCGGCAGCGTGGGCACCCGTTGCTGGATCGTGCTCCTGCTCGGCAAGGACGAAGGCGATCCGCTGTTCCTCCAGGCCAAGGAGGCCGACGAGTCGGTGCTGGCGCCCCACGCGGGGGACAGCGTGTACCGGACGCAGGGCGAGCGGGTGGTCGCCGGACAGCGGCTGATGCAGGCCACCAGCGACATCTTCCTGGGATGGGAGCGCGTCGAGGGCATCGACGGCCGACGCAGGGACTTCTACGTACGGCAGTTGCGCGACTGGAAGTGGGTCGCCACCGCGGAGGACATGGTGCCCCGGGGCATGCGTACCTTCGGCGCACTGTGCGGCGCGACGCTGGCCCGTGCCCACGCGAGATCCGGCGATCGCATCGCCATCGCCGCCTATCTGGGCGGTGGAGACGCCTTCGACCGCGCGCTGGTGACCTTCGCCGAGCGCTACGCCGACCAGAACGAGCGTGACCATCGGAGACTCGTCGACGCCGTCCACGCCGGGCGGCTGTCCGCCACAGCGGTCTGA
- a CDS encoding O-methyltransferase — MPTHPCTLAEPRVSAALTRMFEAAARDDETAARLWGVQPWDRESLTAQEHADAAQEIYMPVSADGGRLLYNLIRAVKPAVVVEFGTSYGISTLHLAAAVRDNGTGQVITTEMSRTKAACARDTFAATGLDDVITVLEGNALQTLAALRQPVDFLFLDGWKDLCLPVLQLLEPRIAPGTLVVADDVDLPSLGPYLDHVHDTANGYHSVTFPVEDGLEISCRL; from the coding sequence GTGCCCACGCATCCCTGCACCCTCGCGGAACCACGTGTCTCCGCCGCCCTGACCCGCATGTTCGAAGCCGCCGCCCGTGACGATGAGACCGCGGCACGTCTGTGGGGCGTTCAGCCCTGGGACCGGGAGTCGCTCACGGCGCAGGAACATGCCGACGCAGCGCAGGAGATCTACATGCCGGTCTCCGCCGACGGCGGCAGACTCCTCTACAACCTCATCCGCGCCGTCAAGCCGGCCGTCGTCGTCGAGTTCGGTACCTCGTACGGCATCTCCACCCTGCACCTGGCCGCTGCCGTTCGCGACAACGGCACAGGCCAGGTCATCACCACGGAGATGAGCCGGACCAAGGCGGCCTGTGCCCGTGACACCTTCGCCGCCACCGGCCTCGACGACGTGATCACCGTGCTGGAGGGGAACGCTCTACAGACACTCGCCGCACTGCGGCAGCCGGTCGACTTCCTGTTCCTGGACGGGTGGAAGGACCTCTGCCTGCCCGTCCTGCAGCTCCTTGAGCCACGCATCGCCCCCGGCACCCTTGTCGTCGCCGACGACGTGGACCTCCCCAGCCTCGGCCCCTACCTCGACCACGTCCACGACACCGCCAACGGCTACCACAGCGTCACGTTCCCCGTTGAGGACGGCCTCGAAATCAGCTGCCGCCTCTGA